The sequence AAGAACGTGGGGTTAAGTTAAATTATCCAGAAGCTGTGGCGCTAATCTGCCACTACATTATGGAGGGGGCGCGTGATGGCAAGACCGTTGCGCAACTTATGAGTGAGGGGAAGCATGTGTTAACGGTTGAAGACGTTATGGAAGGTGTCGGCGACATGATTAGCGATGTGCAGATTGAATGTACATTCCCAGAT comes from Sporosarcina sp. FSL K6-3457 and encodes:
- the ureA gene encoding urease subunit gamma, whose product is MKLSPVEQEKLLLHVAGELAIKRKERGVKLNYPEAVALICHYIMEGARDGKTVAQLMSEGKHVLTVEDVMEGVGDMISDVQIECTFPDGTKLVTVHRPIQ